Genomic segment of Pseudomonadota bacterium:
ACGCGCAATGCCGGGCCGGTGAGGCCTGGGCCAAGGAGATCGAAAAAAGAAGCCACGGGCAGGTTCAAATAACGGTCTACCCCGGCGGCACCCTGACCCAAGCCCCTCAGGTCTACGATGGGGTCGTCAACGGCATTTCGGATATCGGCATGTCCTGTTTCGCCTACACCCGCGGCCGTTTTCCCCTGCTTGAAGCCCTTGATCTGCCGGCCGGCTACCCCGACGGCAAAACCGCGACCCGCATCGCAACGACCATCACGCAGGAATTCAACCCCAAGGAGATTCAAGACACCCACGTTCTCTATGTTCACGCCCATGGACCAGGGGTTCTGCATACCAAGAAAAAGCCGGTCCGGAGCCTGGCCGATCTTGCAGGCATGAAAATCCGCTCCACCGGTCTCAGCGCCAAGATCATTCAGACCCTTGGCGGCCTACCCGTGGCCATGGACCAGGGCAGCACCTATGAGGCCCTGCAAAAAGGCACCGTCGTCGGAACGATCGGACCGATCGAGGTTCTGAAAGGCTGGAAGCAGGGTGAAGTCGTCAAATACAGTACCAACATTCCCAGCATCGGCTATACAACCTCGATGTTCGTCGTCATGAACAAGGGAAAATGGCAGGCCCTGCCGGAGAAGATCAAAACCATTTTCACCGAGGTCAGCGCGGCATGGGTCGCCATTCAGGGCCAGGCCTGGGATGACGCCGACGCCGCCGGCC
This window contains:
- a CDS encoding TRAP transporter substrate-binding protein — protein: MMTLITALIMPRGAEAGEKKIKLSYSIFFPSTHAQCRAGEAWAKEIEKRSHGQVQITVYPGGTLTQAPQVYDGVVNGISDIGMSCFAYTRGRFPLLEALDLPAGYPDGKTATRIATTITQEFNPKEIQDTHVLYVHAHGPGVLHTKKKPVRSLADLAGMKIRSTGLSAKIIQTLGGLPVAMDQGSTYEALQKGTVVGTIGPIEVLKGWKQGEVVKYSTNIPSIGYTTSMFVVMNKGKWQALPEKIKTIFTEVSAAWVAIQGQAWDDADAAGLAYTLERGNQVISLPESESRAWEARVQPIFDDYIKSTTSKGLPGDQVVARIKEMLR